The following proteins come from a genomic window of Salvia hispanica cultivar TCC Black 2014 chromosome 4, UniMelb_Shisp_WGS_1.0, whole genome shotgun sequence:
- the LOC125218713 gene encoding probable disease resistance RPP8-like protein 2 isoform X4: protein MAAYAALVSLMRIIVDIETHPSPPISFDKKQVESLKQIVTFLQEFLESYKSPYEYSDEADPLEIRSMDASDTAADVIESYIIDTIQLSASVTDDGVDEQIRCIHFYQDLQNVIEEIDLIKKEVAGIMREKVVHLRNSGSDDAGLRSSFTEKNNLMVGFLELLNRLTDGRSSRQIIPIVGMGGIGKTTLGKGQLLGNYSIKLEGT, encoded by the exons ATGGCTGCTTATGCAGCTCTAGTTTCTCTTATGCGTATCATAGTTGATATTGAAACTCATCCTTCCCCTCCGATTTCTTTCGACAAAAAACAAGTAGAATCTCTCAAACAAATAGTTACCTTCTTGCAGGAATTTCTCGAAAGCTACAAGTCACCCTACGAGTATAGCGACGAAGCAGATCCATTGGAGATTCGCAGTATGG ATGCAAGTGATACAGCTGCAGATGTGATTGAATCCTATATAATTGACACCATTCAGCTTTCTGCATCAGTAACTGATGATGGTGTTGATGAACAAATCCGTTGCATCCACTTCTATCAAGATCTACAAAATGTGATAgaagaaattgatttgatcaaGAAAGAGGTGGCTGGGATTATGAGGGAGAAGGTAGTTCACCTTAGAAACTCAGGTTCTGATGATGCTGGTTTAAGATCCAGTTTCACTGAGAAGAACAATCTCATGGTAGGGTTTCTTGAGCTCTTGAATAGGCTTACTGATGGACGTTCCTCTCGCCAAATCATCCCTATTGTAGGGATGGGTGGCATTGGCAAAACCACTCTTGGAAAAG GACAACTCTTAGGCAATTACTCAATCAAGCTAGAGGGTACTTGA
- the LOC125219451 gene encoding 7-deoxyloganetic acid glucosyltransferase-like isoform X2 has product MKEKHNTHPVMDAHVLIFPLPLQGPINSMLKLAELLCLRQINVTVVITQHIQRRLFDSSAIQTYMETNYGGAFRFESIPDGLSEEHPRTIREFSALLASLSAVAPPILQQMVSVREISCIVAEGIFSFASDIADDNLDETIRNAPGMEGIIRRRDLPSLCRGIDLEDPEIKLLLKQAHLMPLSQGIILNTFHQLDSSLLSHMFKLFPNIYAIGPLHTLLQTQTSQNTSSSILPEDRSCISWLDKQPSKSVVYVSIGSLALMTKDQFLEFWYGLVNSGSRFLLVQRPGSVAGLDDGIPEELLEGAGGRGCVVSWAPQQEVLDHRAVGGFLTHCGWNSILESVVAGKPMICWPHHFDQQVNSRYVGEVWKVGLDMKDSCDRVVVEKMVREVMELRKNEFLERARQQSEAARSSVGEGGSSAKDLDRLIDDIKNMKLLPKHH; this is encoded by the exons ATGAAAGAAAAGCACAATACCCATCCAGTCATGGATGCCCATGTCCTGATcttccctctccctctccaaGGCCCCATCAATTCCATGCTCAAACTCGCTGAGCTTTTATGCCTCCGCCAAATCAATGTCACTGTCGTCATCACTCAACACATCCAACGCCGCCTCTTCGATTCCTCCGCCATCCAAACTTACATGGAAACGAACTATGGCGGCGCCTTTCGCTTCGAATCCATCCCCGACGGCCTGTCTGAAGAGCATCCCCGAACAATTCGCGAGTTCTCGGCATTGTTGGCATCATTGTCTGCGGTGGCCCCGCCTATCTTGCAACAGATGGTGTCGGTGAGGGAGATCAGTTGCATTGTTGCTGAGGGGATTTTTTCCTTTGCGAGTGATATAGCTG ATGACAACTTGGACGAAACTATCAGAAACGCCCCCGGCATGGAAGGAATCATTCGCCGACGCGACCTTCCAAGCCTCTGCCGCGGCATCGACTTGGAAGATCCTGAGATCAAGCTGCTTCTGAAGCAGGCACACTTGATGCCCCTTTCTCAAGGGATCATCTTGAACACTTTTCATCAACTTgattcttcacttttatctCATATGTTCAAACTCTTCCCAAACATCTACGCCATCGGCCCCCTCCACACTCTCCTTCAAACACAAACATCTCAGAACACCTCCTCCAGCATCTTGCCAGAAGACAGGAGCTGCATTTCTTGGCTCGACAAACAGCCCTCGAAATCGGTTGTGTACGTCAGCATTGGGAGCCTTGCTCTCATGACAAAGGATCAGTTTCTTGAGTTTTGGTATGGTTTGGTGAATAGTGGGTCGAGATTTTTATTGGTTCAGAGGCCAGGTTCGGTGGCTGGATTGGATGATGGGATTCCTGAGGAGTTGTTGGAGGGTGCGGGAGGGAGAGGGTGTGTTGTGAGTTGGGCGCCGCAGCAGGAGGTGTTGGATCATCGGGCTGTTGGGGGGTTTTTGACGCACTGTGGGTGGAACTCGATTCTGGAGAGTGTGGTGGCAGGGAAGCCGATGATTTGTTGGCCGCATCATTTTGACCAACAAGTGAATAGTAGGTATGTGGGAGAGGTTTGGAAGGTGGGATTGGACATGAAGGATAGTTGTGATAGAGTTGTGGTGGAGAAGATGGTGAGAGAGGTTATGGAGTTGAGGAAGAATGAGTTCTTGGAAAGGGCTCGACAACAGTCGGAGGCGGCTAGGTCAAGTGTTGGCGAAGGCGGGTCTTCGGCCAAAGATTTGGATCGCTTGATTGATGATATCAAGAATATGAAATTGCTCCCCAAACACCACTAa
- the LOC125219029 gene encoding 7-deoxyloganetic acid glucosyl transferase-like, whose product MDQPPHVLMFPLPMQGPLNATLKLAHLLCLGGLHITFLLTHHIHARLLRHSNIQSYPAFRIRTISDGLPENHPRGADNYLELFESLRTKTPPLFKQLLQTGTPISCVIADGVLGFTFDVANEIGIPIFDVRTLSPACLWIFFSLPNLIHSRDLPFKGDDLDVMVKGVPGMERYLRRRDLPSFCRSGDLDNPSIRFYQTETIQNPRACGLILNTFDELDAPILSVMHNICPNIYTIGPLHAHLKAKLAAASSPLPTFSNNLWEEDRSCLTWLDSQPLKSVLYVSFGSLAIVNKDQLMEFWHGLVNSGQRFLWVMRPDSEAGESQIPVELSQGTKERGYIVGWAPQEEVLAHPAVGGFLTHGGWNSTLESIHEGVPMICWPYFVDQQINSRLVEEEWKLGFDMKDICDRSVIEEKIRNVMETRKDGLSKSIEHMANLAKRSLSEGGSSYTHLERLIQDIKTKCKRGRVDDSSRNEIL is encoded by the exons ATGGACCAGCCGCCGCACGTACTGATGTTCCCACTGCCAATGCAAGGCCCCCTAAACGCCACCCTCAAACTCGCCCACCTCCTCTGCCTCGGTGGCCTCCACATAACCTTCCTTCTCACCCACCACATCCACGCCCGCCTCCTCCGCCACTCCAACATCCAATCCTACCCCGCCTTCCGCATCCGTACCATCTCAGACGGATTGCCGGAAAACCACCCCCGCGGCGCCGACAATTACTTGGAGCTGTTCGAATCTTTGAGGACCAAGACTCCACCTTTATTCAAGCAATTGCTGCAGACCGGCACTCCGATTTCGTGCGTTATTGCAGATGGGGTGCTGGGATTCACTTTCGACGTCGCTAATGAGATCGGAATCCCTATTTTTGATGTCAGGACTCTCAGCCCTGCTTGCCTTTGGATCTTCTTTTCCCTTCCTAACCTTATTCATTCTCGAGACCTTCCTTTCAAAG gaGATGATTTGGATGTAATGGTGAAGGGTGTGCCCGGCATGGAAAGGTATCTCAGGCGCCGAGACCTTCCAAGTTTTTGTCGCTCCGGTGACTTGGATAATCCCAGCATTAGATTTTATCAGACGGAAACCATACAAAATCCCCGAGCCTGTGGTCTCATACTGAACACATTTGATGAACTCGATGCCCCAATTCTTTCCGTGATGCATAATATCTGTCCCAATATTTACACTATTGGACCACTGCACGCACATCTCAAGGCCAAATTAGCTGCCGCTTCATCACCCCTACCTACATTCTCCAATAACTTATGGGAAGAAGATAGATCCTGCTTGACATGGCTCGACTCTCAACCGCTCAAGTCTGTGCTCTATGTGAGCTTCGGGAGTCTGGCTATAGTAAACAAGGATCAACTGATGGAGTTTTGGCATGGTTTGGTGAATAGTGGTCAAAGATTCCTGTGGGTGATGAGGCCTGATTCTGAGGCTGGGGAGAGTCAGATTCCGGTGGAACTATCACAAGGTACTAAGGAGAGGGGATATATCGTTGGTTGGGCACCTCAAGAAGAGGTGTTGGCTCATCCCGCTGTTGGAGGGTTCTTGACGCACGGTGGGTGGAACTCCACGCTCGAGAGCATACATGAAGGGGTGCCTATGATTTGCTGGCCTTATTTCGTCGACCAACAGATCAATAGCAGGTTGGTCGAGGAGGAATGGAAGCTTGGTTTCGACATGAAAGATATTTGTGATAGAAGTGTGATTGAGGAAAAGATTAGAAATGTTATGGAGACGAGAAAAGATGGGTTATCGAAGAGCATTGAGCACATGGCAAATCTAGCAAAGAGATCTCTGAGTGAAGGTGGATCGTCTTACACTCACTTGGAACGTCTGATTCAAGACATTAAAACTAAGTGCAAGCGTGGCAGGGTAGATGACTCATCTAGAAATGAAATTCTATGA
- the LOC125219030 gene encoding UDP-glycosyltransferase 76B1: MDCSKKKQCRLVVFPLPFQGHINPMLQLASILHSRGFLISVIHTRYNSPNPSNYPHFSFHPISDSLSESSYSAPDPVRIIKLINTSCVHPFRHCLEGLVSEGDVKCFISDANWYFTHSVATALGLPRIVMRTSSVGAFLAFAALSRLRDEGYLPLSDGDSKMEEEVEEVPPLKVKDMPVIEMYNAEDAYNNIAKMVEETKKASAVIFNTFQELEQPEIGRLNQQLESPTFAIPFHKCFSAASSSLLAQDMSSISWLDEQPPKSVLYVSFGSVAAMDGARLLEVALGLANSGSRFLWAVRPGLVHGSEWLEMLPSGFSEATSGRGIIIKWAPQQEVLSHPSVGGFWTHCGWNSTLESICEGVPMICSPFFGDQFVNARYVSDVWRVGINLHKGLERGGTENAIRKLMVERDGEEMRKRAMVLKEKIDAGLKMGGSTNRALDELINVISSF; the protein is encoded by the exons atgGATTGTTCAAAGAAAAAGCAATGCAGATTAGTAGTATTCCCTCTTCCATTTCAAGGCCACATAAACCCTATGCTTCAGCTGGCAAGCATCCTCCACTCTCGTGGATTCCTCATCTCCGTCATCCACACCCGCTACAATTCCCCCAATCCATCCAATTACCCCCACTTCTCCTTCCACCCCATCTCCGACTCCTTGTCCGAATCCTCCTATTCCGCCCCCGACCCTGTCCGCATCATCAAACTCATCAACACCAGCTGTGTCCACCCTTTTCGCCATTGCCTCGAGGGCCTCGTCTCCGAGGGCGACGTCAAGTGCTTCATCTCCGATGCTAATTGGTATTTTACGCACTCTGTTGCCACCGCTCTCGGTCTTCCCAGGATTGTCATGAGGACTAGCAGCGTCGGCGCTTTCTTGGCCTTCGCCGCACTCTCTCGTCTTAGAGATGAGGGATATCTCCCCCTCTCCGACGGAG ATTCGAAAATGGAGGAAGAGGTGGAGGAGGTGCCGCCGCTGAAGGTGAAAGACATGCCGGTGATTGAAATGTACAACGCTGAAGATGCATATAACAACATTGCGAAAATGGTGGAAGAGACGAAGAAGGCTTCCGCCGTAATTTTCAACACGTTCCAAGAGCTCGAGCAACCCGAGATCGGGCGGCTCAACCAACAGCTTGAGTCCCCAACTTTCGCCATCCCGTTCCACAAATGCTTCTCGGCGGCATCGAGCAGCTTACTAGCCCAGGACATGAGCTCCATCTCCTGGCTGGATGAGCAGCCGCCGAAGTCCGTACTCTACGTGAGCTTCGGCAGCGTCGCGGCCATGGATGGCGCGAGGCTGCTCGAGGTGGCGTTGGGTTTAGCCAACAGCGGGAGCCGGTTCTTGTGGGCAGTCCGGCCCGGTCTGGTCCATGGCTCTGAGTGGCTCGAGATGCTGCCCAGTGGGTTCTCCGAGGCGACAAGTGGGAGAGGAATCATTATAAAGTGGGCCCCGCAGCAGGAGGTTCTGTCCCATCCCTCTGTCGGGGGATTCTGGACGCACTGTGGGTGGAACTCGACTCTGGAGAGCATATGCGAGGGTGTGCCAATGATATGCTCGCCTTTCTTTGGCGATCAGTTTGTGAATGCGAGGTATGTGAGTGATGTTTGGAGAGTTGGCATCAATTTACACAAGGGTTTGGAGAGGGGAGGGACTGAAAATGCTATTAGGAAATTAATGGTGGAGAGAGATGGGGAGGAGATGAGAAAGAGAGCTATGGTGTTGAAGGAGAAGATAGATGCTGGATTGAAGATGGGAGGTTCCACTAATAGGGCGCTTGATGAATTGATTAATGTCATTTCTTCATTCTAG
- the LOC125219451 gene encoding 7-deoxyloganetic acid glucosyltransferase-like isoform X1, which produces MKEKHNTHPVMDAHVLIFPLPLQGPINSMLKLAELLCLRQINVTVVITQHIQRRLFDSSAIQTYMETNYGGAFRFESIPDGLSEEHPRTIREFSALLASLSAVAPPILQQMVSVREISCIVAEGIFSFASDIAGEIGVPLFYFDTYSACALWANMCLPQLIQAGELPFKDDNLDETIRNAPGMEGIIRRRDLPSLCRGIDLEDPEIKLLLKQAHLMPLSQGIILNTFHQLDSSLLSHMFKLFPNIYAIGPLHTLLQTQTSQNTSSSILPEDRSCISWLDKQPSKSVVYVSIGSLALMTKDQFLEFWYGLVNSGSRFLLVQRPGSVAGLDDGIPEELLEGAGGRGCVVSWAPQQEVLDHRAVGGFLTHCGWNSILESVVAGKPMICWPHHFDQQVNSRYVGEVWKVGLDMKDSCDRVVVEKMVREVMELRKNEFLERARQQSEAARSSVGEGGSSAKDLDRLIDDIKNMKLLPKHH; this is translated from the exons ATGAAAGAAAAGCACAATACCCATCCAGTCATGGATGCCCATGTCCTGATcttccctctccctctccaaGGCCCCATCAATTCCATGCTCAAACTCGCTGAGCTTTTATGCCTCCGCCAAATCAATGTCACTGTCGTCATCACTCAACACATCCAACGCCGCCTCTTCGATTCCTCCGCCATCCAAACTTACATGGAAACGAACTATGGCGGCGCCTTTCGCTTCGAATCCATCCCCGACGGCCTGTCTGAAGAGCATCCCCGAACAATTCGCGAGTTCTCGGCATTGTTGGCATCATTGTCTGCGGTGGCCCCGCCTATCTTGCAACAGATGGTGTCGGTGAGGGAGATCAGTTGCATTGTTGCTGAGGGGATTTTTTCCTTTGCGAGTGATATAGCTGGTGAGATTGGAGTGCCACTATTCTATTTTGATACTTATAGTGCTTGTGCGCTTTGGGCTAACATGTGTCTCCCTCAACTCATTCAGGCTGGGGAACTTCCCTTCAAAG ATGACAACTTGGACGAAACTATCAGAAACGCCCCCGGCATGGAAGGAATCATTCGCCGACGCGACCTTCCAAGCCTCTGCCGCGGCATCGACTTGGAAGATCCTGAGATCAAGCTGCTTCTGAAGCAGGCACACTTGATGCCCCTTTCTCAAGGGATCATCTTGAACACTTTTCATCAACTTgattcttcacttttatctCATATGTTCAAACTCTTCCCAAACATCTACGCCATCGGCCCCCTCCACACTCTCCTTCAAACACAAACATCTCAGAACACCTCCTCCAGCATCTTGCCAGAAGACAGGAGCTGCATTTCTTGGCTCGACAAACAGCCCTCGAAATCGGTTGTGTACGTCAGCATTGGGAGCCTTGCTCTCATGACAAAGGATCAGTTTCTTGAGTTTTGGTATGGTTTGGTGAATAGTGGGTCGAGATTTTTATTGGTTCAGAGGCCAGGTTCGGTGGCTGGATTGGATGATGGGATTCCTGAGGAGTTGTTGGAGGGTGCGGGAGGGAGAGGGTGTGTTGTGAGTTGGGCGCCGCAGCAGGAGGTGTTGGATCATCGGGCTGTTGGGGGGTTTTTGACGCACTGTGGGTGGAACTCGATTCTGGAGAGTGTGGTGGCAGGGAAGCCGATGATTTGTTGGCCGCATCATTTTGACCAACAAGTGAATAGTAGGTATGTGGGAGAGGTTTGGAAGGTGGGATTGGACATGAAGGATAGTTGTGATAGAGTTGTGGTGGAGAAGATGGTGAGAGAGGTTATGGAGTTGAGGAAGAATGAGTTCTTGGAAAGGGCTCGACAACAGTCGGAGGCGGCTAGGTCAAGTGTTGGCGAAGGCGGGTCTTCGGCCAAAGATTTGGATCGCTTGATTGATGATATCAAGAATATGAAATTGCTCCCCAAACACCACTAa
- the LOC125218713 gene encoding probable disease resistance RPP8-like protein 2 isoform X2: protein MAAYAALVSLMRIIVDIETHPSPPISFDKKQVESLKQIVTFLQEFLESYKSPYEYSDEADPLEIRSMDASDTAADVIESYIIDTIQLSASVTDDGVDEQIRCIHFYQDLQNVIEEIDLIKKEVAGIMREKVVHLRNSGSDDAGLRSSFTEKNNLMVGFLELLNRLTDGRSSRQIIPIVGMGGIGKTTLGKGTLVLDLIKEHFDICVWATISQHYIIGQLLGNYSIKLEGT, encoded by the exons ATGGCTGCTTATGCAGCTCTAGTTTCTCTTATGCGTATCATAGTTGATATTGAAACTCATCCTTCCCCTCCGATTTCTTTCGACAAAAAACAAGTAGAATCTCTCAAACAAATAGTTACCTTCTTGCAGGAATTTCTCGAAAGCTACAAGTCACCCTACGAGTATAGCGACGAAGCAGATCCATTGGAGATTCGCAGTATGG ATGCAAGTGATACAGCTGCAGATGTGATTGAATCCTATATAATTGACACCATTCAGCTTTCTGCATCAGTAACTGATGATGGTGTTGATGAACAAATCCGTTGCATCCACTTCTATCAAGATCTACAAAATGTGATAgaagaaattgatttgatcaaGAAAGAGGTGGCTGGGATTATGAGGGAGAAGGTAGTTCACCTTAGAAACTCAGGTTCTGATGATGCTGGTTTAAGATCCAGTTTCACTGAGAAGAACAATCTCATGGTAGGGTTTCTTGAGCTCTTGAATAGGCTTACTGATGGACGTTCCTCTCGCCAAATCATCCCTATTGTAGGGATGGGTGGCATTGGCAAAACCACTCTTGGAAAAGGTACGTTGGTACTCGATCTTATTAAGGAGCATTTTGATATCTGTGTGTGGGCTACCATTTCTCAACATTATATTATAGGACAACTCTTAGGCAATTACTCAATCAAGCTAGAGGGTACTTGA
- the LOC125220028 gene encoding uncharacterized protein LOC125220028, producing the protein MRTLWPNLDGDDGLETVLEVPVPDEMFAAASNSSKPWRAVKSWLKSGRAPRPSPDYEARALEIQSLLSVVGAPLLPLPISSDHDIKSHSIEKSMASYIVQQYVAACGGAHALDSIENMCAVGKVKMAADGRKMNKGAGEFGGFVLWHQSPALWSLELMLSAFKLSAGCDGKVAWRHTPWRASRAPPRPLRRSLQGLDPKGTSDLFSNSICIGEKKINGEDCFVLKLETEATRSSNNAEIIKHTIWGYFSQKSGLLIQLQDSHSVRMKEIHWETKTESLIQDYRAINGVNIAHGGRTTVWLSSFDDNIPESHSRSRMEEIWSVEEIDFNVKGLSRDCFLPPAELGDCDGGDDEDRLRCKALDKYSRSCASRSGRRKKVVAIDEHYDLDDHRR; encoded by the exons ATGAGAACCTTGTGGCCCAACCTCGACGGGGATGACGGCCTCGAGACAGTCCTGGAGGTCCCCGTCCCCGACGAGATGTTCGCAGCCGCCTCCAACTCCAGCAAACCGTGGCGGGCTGTCAAGTCCTGGCTCAAGAGCGGCCGCGCCCCCCGCCCTTCCCCGGACTACGAGGCGCGCGCCTTGGAGATTCAGTCCTTGCTCAGCGTCGTTGGAGCCCCGTTGCTACCCCTCCCGATCTCCTCTGATCACGACATCAAATCCCACTCCATC GAAAAATCGATGGCTTCATACATAGTCCAACAGTATGTAGCGGCTTGTGGCGGCGCACATGCCCTCGACTCGATCGAAAACATGTGTGCGGTCGGGAAGGTGAAGATGGCGGCTGATGGTAGAAAGATGAATAAAGGCGCGGGGGAATTCGGCGGATTCGTGCTGTGGCACCAGAGCCCCGCGCTGTGGAGTCTGGAGCTCATGCTTTCCGCTTTCAAATTAAGCGCCGGCTGCGATGGAAAGGTCGCGTGGCGCCACACTCCGTGGCGCGCCTCCCGTGCTCCCCCACGCCCTCTGCGCCGCTCCTTGCAA GGGCTCGATCCAAAGGGAACATCAGACTTATTCTCCAACTCCATCTGCATCGGCGAGAAAAAAATCAACGGCGAGGATTGCTTCGTGCTAAAGCTTGAAACAGAGGCCACAAGAAGCAGCAACAACGCAGAAATAATCAAACACACAATTTGGGGGTATTTTAGCCAGAAAAGTGGGCTATTAATCCAACTACAAGACTCTCACTCAGTGAGAATGAAAGAAATCCACTGGGAGACCAAAACAGAGTCGTTGATCCAAGACTACAGAGCAATCAATGGCGTCAACATTGCTCACGGGGGCCGGACAACGGTGTGGCTGTCGAGTTTTGATGACAATATCCCCGAGAGCCACAGCAGAAGCAGAATGGAGGAGATTTGGAGCGTTGAGGAGATCGACTTCAACGTCAAGGGGCTGTCGAGGGATTGCTTCCTGCCTCCCGCGGAATTGGGTGATTGCGATGGTGGCGACGATGAGGATCGGCTGAGGTGTAAGGCTTTGGATAAGTATAGCAGAAGTTGTGCTTCGAGAAGtgggaggaggaagaaggtgGTTGCAATTGATGAACACTATGATTTAGATGATCACCGTAGATGA
- the LOC125224372 gene encoding uncharacterized protein LOC125224372, which yields MQTLQEPSNADLESAADSDNVGGLRKVAIEIVVVAENGNGGEERRESSVSECSVEIVDLEGGAQLHLAKIERDCRICHLSMDATDQDSGFAIELGCSCKEDLAAAHNQCAEAWFKIKGDKTCEICGSLAKNVVGVTETELTESWNETGDTAAASAASQSRNFWQGRRFLNFLLACMVFAFVISWLFHFNVPS from the exons ATGCAAACTTTACAAGAACCCAGTAATGCGGATTTGGAATCTGCAGCTGATTCTGATAATGTCGGTGGTTTAAGGAAAGTTGCAATCGAGATTGTGGTTGTGGCAGAAAACGGCAATGGTGGGGAGGAGAGGAGAGAATCCAGTGTATCCGAGTGCTCTGTAGAGATTGTGGATCTGGAAGGTGGAGCTCAGCTGCATTTGGCTAAAATTGAGAGGGATTGTAGGATATGCCACCTCAGCATGGATGCAACTGATCAGGACTCAGGGTTTGCCATTGAGCTGGGATGCTCTTGTAAGGAGGATTTGGCTGCTGCCCACAACCAATGTGCTGAGGCATGGTTCAAGATTAAAGGAGACAA AACCTGTGAGATATGTGGATCCCTTGCAAAAAATGTGGTCGGGGTAACTGAGACCGAGCTGACAGAGTCATGGAACGAGACCGGTGATACTGCTGCTGCAAGTGCAGCATCCCAGTCGCGGAACTTCTGGCAAGGCCGGCGCTTTCTCAACTTCTTGTTAGCTTGCATGGTGTTTGCGTTTGTCATATCGTGGCTTTTCCATTTCAACGTGCCATCTTGA
- the LOC125218713 gene encoding probable disease resistance RPP8-like protein 2 isoform X3, with amino-acid sequence MAAYAALVSLMRIIVDIETHPSPPISFDKKQVESLKQIVTFLQEFLESYKSPYEYSDEADPLEIRSMDASDTAADVIESYIIDTIQLSASVTDDGVDEQIRCIHFYQDLQNVIEEIDLIKKEVAGIMREKVVHLRNSGSDDAGLRSSFTEKNNLMVGFLELLNRLTDGRSSRQIIPIVGMGGIGKTTLGKDQLPTLPYKVDYSTTTSF; translated from the exons ATGGCTGCTTATGCAGCTCTAGTTTCTCTTATGCGTATCATAGTTGATATTGAAACTCATCCTTCCCCTCCGATTTCTTTCGACAAAAAACAAGTAGAATCTCTCAAACAAATAGTTACCTTCTTGCAGGAATTTCTCGAAAGCTACAAGTCACCCTACGAGTATAGCGACGAAGCAGATCCATTGGAGATTCGCAGTATGG ATGCAAGTGATACAGCTGCAGATGTGATTGAATCCTATATAATTGACACCATTCAGCTTTCTGCATCAGTAACTGATGATGGTGTTGATGAACAAATCCGTTGCATCCACTTCTATCAAGATCTACAAAATGTGATAgaagaaattgatttgatcaaGAAAGAGGTGGCTGGGATTATGAGGGAGAAGGTAGTTCACCTTAGAAACTCAGGTTCTGATGATGCTGGTTTAAGATCCAGTTTCACTGAGAAGAACAATCTCATGGTAGGGTTTCTTGAGCTCTTGAATAGGCTTACTGATGGACGTTCCTCTCGCCAAATCATCCCTATTGTAGGGATGGGTGGCATTGGCAAAACCACTCTTGGAAAAG ATCAACTTCCCACCCTCCCTTATAAAGTTGATTATTCAACTACCACGTCGTTTTGA
- the LOC125221194 gene encoding protein FAR1-RELATED SEQUENCE 5-like: protein MFEDREFWVPAYFRDFPMGSLLRTTSMSESENSFFKNYTKPRANLVQFINFFNYAVGDQRNANSRLNYLDYSTIPDLSTQLPIEKHASTIYTDSIFKHVQQEISTVCEIVSITVEDNIKMHQVKDQYGRTWDVKYDCKQDTFDCSCKKFSRIGLLCCHIFCLLKNKSANLIPEKYFGRRWLKSSLLKAAHGLPSEEQQPFEHLDEKQEV, encoded by the exons ATGTTTGAAGATAGAGAATTCTGGGTTCCTGCTTATTTTCGAGATTTTCCCATGGGGTCGCTTCTTAGGACTACATCGATGTCTGAATCGGAGAATagcttttttaaaaactacacAAAGCCACGTGCAAATCTTGTACAGttcatcaatttctttaattatgcTGTGGGAGATCAAAGGAATGCCAATTCACGATTGAACTACTTGGATTACTCAACTATTCCTGATTTGTCAACCCAATTGCCTATTGAGAAGCATGCATCTACAATCTACACTGATTCTATTTTCAAACATGTACAACAGGAAATAAGTACGGTATGTGAGATTGTTTCTATAACTGTTGAGGATAACATCAAGATGCATCAGGTCAAGGACCAATATGGTAGAACATGGGATGTTAAGTATGATTGTAAGCAAGACACATTCGACTGTAGTTGCAAGAAGTTTTCCAGAATTGGTTTGTTATGTtgtcatatattttgtttgttgaagaatAAGTCTGCTAATCTCATTCCTGAGAAATATTTTGGTCGAAGGTGGTTGAAGAGCTCTTTACTAAAGGCAGCCCATGGTCTACCATCTGAGGAACAACAACCATTTGAAC ATTTGGATGAAAAGCAGGAAGTCTGa